The Anoxybacillus flavithermus genome has a segment encoding these proteins:
- a CDS encoding phosphatidate cytidylyltransferase, whose translation MKQRIITAIIAASIFLPIVIYGRWPFVILTYILATIGLFELIRMKRISVFSFPSVVSFLSLWLFLYPYEHMINIWILIIGLFLLLIYTVISKNAFTFDDAAFMIAALLYVGVGFYSFVQVREAGLSYIFYALFLIWATDSGAYFIGRAFGKRKLWEHISPNKTVEGAIGGIVCALVVVMIYEWLSPFAPSFLMLLIATVILSVFGQLGDLVESAFKRHYGVKDSGAILPGHGGILDRFDSLLFILPILHLFYLVA comes from the coding sequence ATGAAACAAAGAATTATAACAGCAATTATTGCAGCTTCAATCTTTTTACCTATCGTGATATACGGCCGCTGGCCATTTGTAATTTTAACATATATATTGGCGACGATCGGTTTGTTTGAGCTTATTCGGATGAAACGCATATCTGTTTTTTCATTTCCTAGCGTTGTTAGTTTTCTTTCATTATGGCTCTTTTTATATCCGTATGAACATATGATAAATATATGGATTCTCATCATCGGGCTCTTTTTGTTGCTCATTTATACGGTCATATCGAAAAATGCGTTTACGTTTGATGATGCAGCGTTTATGATTGCCGCTTTACTATACGTAGGTGTCGGTTTTTACTCGTTTGTTCAAGTGCGTGAAGCAGGATTATCGTACATTTTTTATGCCCTCTTTTTAATTTGGGCAACGGATAGCGGTGCATACTTTATTGGCCGTGCATTCGGAAAACGAAAGTTATGGGAGCATATTAGCCCAAATAAAACCGTTGAAGGTGCGATCGGTGGCATTGTATGTGCTCTTGTTGTTGTGATGATTTATGAGTGGCTATCGCCGTTTGCCCCGTCTTTTCTCATGTTGCTCATTGCGACAGTCATTTTATCCGTTTTCGGCCAGCTTGGGGATTTAGTAGAATCTGCTTTTAAACGCCATTACGGAGTAAAAGATTCAGGAGCGATTTTGCCCGGACATGGTGGCATTTTAGATCGCTTCGATAGTTTGTTATTTATTTTGCCTATTTTACATTTGTTTTACCTTGTGGCTTAA
- a CDS encoding isoprenyl transferase, translating to MFEKMKRWKNKEEGHEKEAILQGPIPAHVAIIMDGNGRWAKKRALPRMAGHYEGMQTVRKITRFANELGVKVLTLYAFSTENWKRPKTEVDYLMQLPEQFLNTFLPELIEENVQVRVMGHKSQLPLHTLRAVDKAIEETKQNTGLILNFALNYGSRAEIVHAVQKLVDDVQNGAIQASDVNEQLFHSYLMTNDLPDPDLLIRTSGEIRLSNFMLWQLAYTEFWFTDVLWPDFTEQHFLQAVHEFQQRSRRFGGV from the coding sequence ATGTTTGAAAAGATGAAAAGATGGAAAAACAAAGAAGAAGGACATGAAAAAGAAGCGATTTTACAAGGTCCGATCCCTGCGCATGTGGCAATCATTATGGACGGAAACGGACGATGGGCGAAAAAGCGTGCATTGCCACGCATGGCCGGACATTATGAAGGCATGCAAACGGTACGAAAAATTACGCGTTTTGCAAACGAACTCGGTGTGAAAGTGTTGACGCTATATGCGTTTTCAACAGAAAATTGGAAACGGCCGAAAACAGAAGTCGATTATTTAATGCAGTTACCAGAGCAATTTTTGAACACATTTTTGCCAGAGTTAATTGAGGAAAACGTGCAAGTACGCGTCATGGGACATAAAAGTCAACTACCTTTACATACGTTACGTGCAGTCGATAAAGCAATCGAAGAGACGAAACAAAATACCGGCTTAATTTTAAACTTTGCGTTAAACTACGGAAGTCGTGCAGAAATCGTGCATGCCGTTCAAAAGCTCGTTGACGATGTGCAAAATGGAGCCATTCAAGCAAGCGATGTGAATGAACAACTATTTCATTCATATTTGATGACAAACGATTTACCAGATCCAGATTTACTTATTCGTACAAGCGGAGAAATCCGTTTAAGTAATTTTATGCTTTGGCAATTAGCATATACAGAATTTTGGTTCACAGACGTACTATGGCCAGACTTTACCGAACAACATTTTTTACAGGCGGTACATGAATTTCAACAACGAAGCCGTCGATTTGGAGGCGTGTAA
- a CDS encoding ribosome-recycling factor, whose protein sequence is MQVLTNAKEKMDKAVQAFSRELATIRAGRANPALLEKITVDYYGMPTPIIQLAGIQVPEARLLVIQPYDKSVLKEIEKAILASDLGLTPSNDGSVIRISIPPLTEERRRELVKLVKKYAEEAKVAVRNIRRDANDELKKLEKNGEITEDELRGYTEDIQKLTDDHIAKIDAITKEKEKEVMEV, encoded by the coding sequence ATGCAAGTATTAACGAACGCAAAAGAAAAAATGGATAAAGCCGTTCAAGCTTTTTCGCGTGAGCTCGCAACCATTCGTGCAGGTCGTGCCAATCCTGCGTTGTTAGAAAAAATTACAGTAGATTACTACGGCATGCCAACACCAATCATTCAATTGGCAGGCATTCAAGTGCCAGAAGCGCGTCTTCTTGTCATTCAGCCGTATGACAAATCCGTATTGAAAGAAATTGAAAAAGCGATTTTAGCATCCGATTTAGGTTTAACACCTTCAAACGACGGTTCAGTTATCCGCATCTCTATCCCGCCACTAACGGAAGAGCGTCGCCGCGAGCTTGTTAAACTTGTAAAAAAATATGCGGAGGAAGCGAAAGTCGCTGTGCGCAATATTCGTCGCGATGCAAATGACGAGTTGAAAAAACTTGAAAAAAATGGCGAAATTACAGAAGATGAATTGCGTGGTTATACAGAGGATATTCAAAAATTAACAGATGATCATATCGCAAAAATTGATGCGATTACGAAAGAAAAAGAGAAAGAAGTCATGGAAGTATAA
- a CDS encoding UMP kinase → MKSPKYKRVVLKLSGEALAGDQGFGINPSVIKSIAQQVKEVAELGVEVAVVVGGGNIWRGKIGSEMGMDRATADYMGMLATVMNSLALQDSLEQLGVQTRVQTSIEMRQVAEPYIRRRAIRHLEKKRVVIFAAGTGNPYFSTDTTAALRAAEIEADVILMAKNNVDGVYSADPKVDKNAVKYDELSYLDVIKQGLGVMDSTASSLCMDNDIPLIVFSIMEEGNIKRAVLGENIGTIVRGK, encoded by the coding sequence ATGAAAAGCCCAAAGTATAAACGTGTCGTTTTAAAATTAAGCGGTGAAGCGTTAGCTGGTGACCAAGGATTTGGCATTAATCCGTCTGTCATTAAATCGATTGCTCAACAAGTAAAAGAAGTAGCGGAACTTGGAGTTGAGGTAGCGGTCGTTGTTGGTGGCGGGAACATTTGGCGTGGGAAAATCGGCAGTGAAATGGGCATGGATCGCGCCACAGCCGATTATATGGGCATGCTAGCAACAGTCATGAACTCGCTCGCTTTGCAAGATAGCCTCGAACAACTTGGGGTACAAACGCGCGTACAAACGTCGATTGAAATGCGCCAAGTGGCAGAACCGTACATTCGTCGACGAGCGATTCGTCACTTAGAGAAAAAGCGCGTTGTCATTTTTGCGGCAGGAACAGGAAACCCATATTTTTCAACAGATACGACAGCTGCCCTTCGTGCTGCCGAAATTGAAGCAGACGTCATTTTAATGGCGAAAAACAACGTAGACGGCGTATATAGCGCCGATCCAAAAGTAGATAAAAATGCAGTCAAATATGACGAGCTATCTTATTTAGACGTCATTAAACAAGGGTTGGGCGTCATGGATTCGACCGCCTCATCGTTATGTATGGATAACGATATTCCGCTTATCGTTTTCTCGATTATGGAAGAAGGAAATATTAAACGTGCTGTATTAGGCGAAAATATTGGAACAATTGTAAGGGGGAAATAA
- a CDS encoding translation elongation factor Ts, translating into MAITAQMVKELREKTGAGMMDCKKALTETNGDMEKAIDWLREKGMAKAAKKADRIAAEGTTLIEVDGNVAVILEVNSETDFVAKNEGFKTLVKELADHLLKHKPATVEEALQQNMDNGATVEEHINAAIAKIGEKITLRRFAVVEKGDNAAFGAYLHMGGRIAVLTVLEGTTNSDIAKDVAMHIAAINPKYVSRDEVSADEIAREREVLKQQALNEGKPENIVEKMVEGRLGKFFEDICLLEQSFVKNPDVKVRQFVESNGATVKSFIRYEVGEGIEKRQDNFAEEVMSQVRK; encoded by the coding sequence ATGGCAATTACTGCTCAAATGGTAAAAGAATTGCGCGAAAAAACTGGCGCAGGAATGATGGACTGCAAAAAAGCGTTAACGGAAACAAACGGCGATATGGAGAAAGCGATCGACTGGCTTCGTGAAAAAGGAATGGCGAAGGCAGCGAAAAAGGCAGATCGTATTGCGGCTGAAGGAACAACATTAATCGAAGTTGACGGAAATGTAGCTGTCATTTTAGAAGTGAACTCTGAAACAGACTTCGTTGCGAAAAACGAAGGATTCAAAACATTAGTCAAAGAATTAGCAGATCATTTATTAAAACATAAACCTGCAACAGTAGAAGAAGCGTTACAACAAAACATGGACAACGGTGCAACGGTAGAAGAACACATCAACGCAGCGATTGCTAAAATTGGTGAAAAAATTACGTTACGTCGCTTTGCTGTTGTAGAAAAAGGCGACAACGCAGCGTTCGGTGCATATTTACACATGGGTGGTCGCATTGCTGTATTAACAGTATTAGAAGGTACAACAAATAGCGACATTGCAAAAGATGTAGCAATGCACATTGCTGCTATTAATCCAAAATACGTTTCTCGCGATGAAGTATCTGCAGACGAAATCGCTCGTGAGCGCGAAGTATTAAAACAACAAGCATTAAATGAAGGAAAACCGGAAAACATCGTTGAAAAAATGGTTGAAGGCCGTTTAGGCAAATTTTTCGAAGACATTTGCTTACTTGAGCAAAGCTTCGTAAAAAATCCGGATGTGAAAGTACGTCAATTTGTAGAATCTAATGGTGCAACTGTAAAAAGCTTCATCCGTTACGAAGTAGGCGAAGGTATTGAAAAACGTCAAGATAACTTCGCTGAAGAAGTTATGAGCCAAGTTCGTAAGTAA
- a CDS encoding 30S ribosomal protein S2 produces the protein MSVISMKQLLEAGVHFGHQTRRWNPKMKKYIFTERNGIYIIDLQKTVKKVEEAYNFVKELAADGGKILFVGTKKQAQDSVKEEAERSGMFYVNQRWLGGTLTNFATIQKRIKRLKEIERMAEDGTFDVLPKKEVVKLKKELERLEKFLGGIKEMKELPDALFVIDPRKERIAVAEARKLNIPIIGIVDTNCDPDEIDYVIPANDDAIRAVKLLTSKIADAILEAKQGEEAVVTAE, from the coding sequence ATGTCTGTTATTTCAATGAAGCAATTGCTTGAAGCAGGGGTTCACTTCGGGCATCAAACACGTCGTTGGAACCCAAAAATGAAAAAGTATATTTTCACTGAGCGCAATGGTATTTATATCATTGACTTGCAAAAAACAGTGAAAAAAGTAGAAGAAGCATACAACTTCGTTAAAGAACTTGCGGCAGACGGCGGCAAAATTTTATTCGTTGGTACGAAAAAACAAGCGCAAGATTCTGTAAAAGAAGAAGCAGAACGCTCTGGCATGTTCTACGTAAACCAACGTTGGTTAGGTGGAACGTTAACAAACTTTGCAACGATCCAAAAACGTATTAAACGTTTAAAAGAAATCGAAAGAATGGCTGAAGATGGCACGTTCGATGTATTGCCTAAAAAAGAAGTGGTAAAACTAAAGAAAGAATTAGAGCGTCTTGAAAAGTTTTTAGGCGGTATTAAAGAAATGAAAGAGTTGCCAGATGCGTTGTTTGTTATCGACCCACGCAAAGAGCGCATTGCCGTTGCAGAAGCTCGCAAATTAAACATTCCGATCATCGGAATCGTGGATACAAACTGTGATCCAGACGAAATCGACTACGTCATTCCTGCAAACGACGATGCGATTCGCGCTGTGAAACTTCTTACATCTAAAATTGCCGATGCGATTTTAGAAGCAAAGCAAGGCGAAGAAGCTGTTGTCACAGCTGAGTAA
- a CDS encoding FliA/WhiG family RNA polymerase sigma factor (expressed in late exponential phase; controls the expression of genes coding cell surface proteins involved in chemotaxis, flagellar assembly, and autolysis), with translation MCWQKWIDTRDREAGDQLIEKYMPLVDYHVQRIASSLPKSVKKEDLKSLALLGLYDALEKFDPSRDLKFDTYASFRIRGAILDGLRKEDWLPRSVREKAKKIEATIERLQQMHMRDVSAKEVADALNISEDEVYAVMNEQFFANVLSLDERPFDDDDDQPSFTIRDDHSPSPEEHMLREEQIAQLAQVIQQLNEKEQLVISLFYKEELTFTEIGHIMGLSTSRISQIHAKALFKMRKLIEQAV, from the coding sequence TTGTGCTGGCAAAAGTGGATAGATACTCGCGATCGTGAAGCGGGTGATCAGCTTATTGAGAAGTATATGCCACTTGTCGATTATCACGTCCAACGCATCGCTTCATCCCTTCCGAAAAGCGTAAAAAAAGAAGACTTGAAAAGCTTAGCGTTACTCGGCTTGTACGATGCGTTAGAAAAATTTGATCCTTCACGTGATTTGAAGTTTGACACGTATGCTTCATTTCGTATTCGGGGTGCCATTTTAGATGGATTGCGCAAAGAAGATTGGCTTCCACGCAGCGTACGGGAAAAAGCAAAAAAAATCGAAGCGACGATCGAGCGGTTGCAACAAATGCATATGCGTGATGTGAGCGCCAAAGAAGTGGCGGATGCGTTAAATATATCAGAAGATGAAGTGTATGCGGTCATGAATGAACAGTTTTTCGCGAATGTTTTATCGCTTGATGAACGGCCGTTTGACGACGATGATGATCAACCGTCGTTTACAATACGCGACGATCACTCACCGTCACCCGAAGAACATATGTTGCGGGAAGAACAAATTGCCCAATTGGCTCAAGTCATCCAACAATTGAATGAAAAAGAACAGTTAGTGATTAGTTTATTTTACAAAGAGGAACTGACGTTCACAGAAATTGGGCATATCATGGGACTGTCGACGTCACGAATTTCCCAAATTCATGCAAAAGCGTTGTTTAAAATGCGCAAACTGATTGAGCAAGCAGTATGA
- a CDS encoding chemotaxis protein CheD → MSEIVQVVKVGIADMNVVKAPHVIRTCGLGSCVGVVVYDLVKEVAGMAHVMLPDSSLAKSETMNVAKYADTAIEELIRRVIGAGGRNGHLKAKMAGGAQMFQFRTGTTDMMRIGPRNVEAVREQLQRFRIPIVAEDVGGNSGRTIEFHPKTGMLLIRTVNQGVREM, encoded by the coding sequence ATGAGTGAAATTGTTCAAGTTGTGAAAGTCGGAATTGCTGATATGAACGTTGTAAAGGCGCCACATGTCATCCGTACATGTGGACTCGGATCGTGCGTCGGTGTTGTTGTATATGATTTAGTGAAAGAAGTGGCTGGCATGGCGCACGTGATGTTGCCAGATTCATCGTTAGCAAAATCCGAAACAATGAATGTAGCGAAATATGCCGATACCGCAATAGAAGAATTGATTCGGCGCGTGATTGGGGCAGGAGGACGAAACGGTCATTTGAAAGCAAAAATGGCTGGTGGTGCACAAATGTTCCAGTTTCGTACAGGGACAACGGATATGATGCGCATTGGGCCGCGCAATGTTGAAGCTGTCCGCGAGCAGCTTCAACGTTTTCGCATTCCAATTGTTGCCGAAGATGTCGGGGGAAATAGCGGACGAACGATTGAATTTCATCCGAAAACAGGCATGTTGCTCATTCGAACAGTAAATCAAGGGGTACGGGAAATGTAA
- a CDS encoding CheY-P-specific phosphatase CheC, which produces MSYFERMDAVHMDILKEIGNIGAGHAATALSKLLNKRIEMTIPDVRIISFDEMMDIVGGADNVVAAVFLRIEGDAPGNMFFVLSIEQAERFIQQMIGDEQFKLEQDCSELSLSALQELGNILAGSYLSSLSDFTHLNLYPSVPALSIDMIGAILGYGLIEMSRVGDHVIVVDTAIHEEHQPNDRVNGHFFLLPDPESFHIIFRALGVDRDE; this is translated from the coding sequence ATGTCATATTTTGAACGGATGGATGCCGTCCATATGGACATACTAAAAGAGATTGGAAATATTGGTGCGGGTCACGCAGCAACAGCGTTATCAAAGCTTTTAAATAAAAGAATTGAAATGACGATTCCGGATGTGCGCATCATTTCATTTGATGAAATGATGGACATTGTCGGAGGAGCTGACAATGTCGTTGCTGCTGTTTTTTTGCGCATTGAAGGGGATGCGCCTGGCAATATGTTTTTTGTATTATCGATCGAGCAAGCGGAACGATTTATTCAACAAATGATTGGTGACGAACAATTTAAATTAGAACAAGATTGTTCGGAATTATCGTTGTCCGCATTGCAAGAGCTTGGCAACATTTTAGCAGGCTCTTATTTATCGTCTTTATCAGACTTTACACATTTAAACTTGTATCCATCTGTTCCGGCACTCAGCATCGATATGATCGGCGCAATTTTAGGCTATGGATTAATAGAAATGTCGCGTGTCGGTGACCATGTCATCGTCGTTGATACGGCAATTCATGAGGAACATCAGCCGAATGATCGAGTAAATGGCCACTTTTTCTTACTTCCTGACCCTGAATCATTTCATATCATCTTTCGCGCTTTAGGTGTGGACCGTGATGAGTGA
- a CDS encoding chemotaxis protein CheW, whose protein sequence is MAELKVIVFQLKDEEYAIPVQQVRSIEKIQHITRVPRVPKYVKGVINLRGVVTPIIDLRMRFGLEEAQFSDHTRVIIVALDDIEVGLIVDAANDVIDISTEAIEPPPEVVDATTADYINGVVKIGKRLFILLNLEKVLKTEKG, encoded by the coding sequence GTGGCTGAGCTGAAAGTAATTGTGTTTCAATTAAAAGACGAAGAATATGCGATTCCAGTGCAACAAGTGCGCTCCATTGAAAAAATTCAACATATTACACGTGTTCCTCGCGTGCCGAAATATGTGAAAGGTGTCATCAATTTACGTGGGGTCGTTACACCAATTATTGATTTACGCATGCGTTTTGGATTAGAAGAAGCGCAATTTTCCGATCATACGCGCGTTATTATCGTGGCGCTTGATGATATTGAAGTCGGTTTAATTGTCGATGCAGCGAACGATGTAATTGATATTTCGACAGAAGCGATCGAACCGCCACCAGAAGTAGTGGATGCAACAACCGCAGATTATATTAATGGTGTTGTGAAAATTGGAAAACGTCTTTTTATTTTATTGAACTTAGAAAAAGTATTAAAAACAGAGAAAGGATAA
- a CDS encoding chemotaxis protein CheA has protein sequence MDMSQYLEVFIDESKEHLQTINEQLLELEKNPDDVAIVNEIFRSAHTLKGMSATMGFEDLANLTHQMENVLDAIRNGKISVTPELLDVIFRAVDDLEAMVVSISEGGDGKRDVTEVVAQLKKIEKGDVVAVPHQKSSSTYEQTYDEFEYTILKQSAEQGFHSYEVTIKLRSDCLLKAARVFMIFEVIEQIGEVIKSVPTVEMLEAEQFDDQFVVTVVTKVSEEELQKRIMKVSEVEEVNVQSVDLRRSEPLVEQKEESKEEQKEETKTVEKTVEKKQEAQEEKTTGKQVSNKTIRVNIERLDVLMNLFEELVIDRGRLEQISRELNNPELHETVERMSRISGDLQNIILNMRMVPVETVFNRFPRMVRQLARDLGKKINLEIIGAETELDRTVIDEIGDPLVHLLRNAIDHGIETPDVRRAKGKPEEGTVKLKAYHSGNHVFIEIEDDGAGISREKVLKKAISKGIISEQNAANLTDKQVYELIFASGFSTADKVSDISGRGVGLDVVKNTIESLGGSVSIDSEEGVGSIFSIQLPLTLSIISVMLVEIQHEKYAIPLSSIIETAIVKKEDILHAHNQKVIDFRGKVVPLLFLKDIFEVPVVKEDDDFLSVVIVRKGEKMAGLVVDSFIGQQEVVLKSLGNYLTSVFAISGATILGDGQVALIVDCNALIK, from the coding sequence ATGGACATGAGTCAATACCTCGAAGTGTTTATTGATGAAAGTAAAGAGCATTTACAAACGATTAACGAGCAACTGCTAGAACTTGAAAAAAATCCAGACGATGTGGCGATCGTTAATGAAATTTTCCGCTCTGCCCATACGCTAAAAGGAATGTCAGCAACGATGGGATTTGAGGACTTAGCAAATTTAACGCATCAAATGGAAAACGTACTCGATGCCATTCGCAATGGGAAAATTTCGGTCACACCTGAACTGCTTGATGTCATTTTTCGGGCTGTCGATGATTTAGAAGCGATGGTCGTCTCTATTTCAGAAGGTGGAGACGGAAAGCGTGACGTCACCGAAGTCGTTGCGCAGTTAAAGAAAATTGAAAAAGGGGATGTTGTTGCAGTCCCTCATCAAAAAAGCAGTTCAACATATGAACAAACGTATGATGAATTTGAATATACCATTTTAAAACAGTCCGCTGAACAAGGATTCCACAGTTATGAAGTCACGATCAAACTACGTTCTGACTGCTTATTAAAAGCTGCGCGTGTATTTATGATTTTTGAGGTCATTGAACAAATTGGAGAAGTGATTAAATCTGTTCCGACCGTTGAAATGTTAGAGGCTGAACAATTTGACGATCAATTTGTCGTGACGGTTGTGACAAAAGTATCAGAAGAGGAATTGCAAAAGCGCATTATGAAAGTGTCTGAAGTAGAAGAAGTAAACGTTCAGTCCGTTGATCTACGTCGATCTGAGCCTCTAGTGGAGCAAAAAGAAGAATCAAAAGAGGAACAAAAAGAAGAGACGAAAACTGTTGAGAAAACAGTCGAGAAAAAACAAGAAGCACAAGAAGAAAAAACGACTGGCAAACAAGTGAGCAACAAAACGATTCGCGTCAACATCGAGCGGCTTGACGTACTTATGAACTTGTTTGAGGAACTTGTCATTGACCGTGGCCGTTTAGAACAAATTTCACGTGAGCTAAACAACCCAGAACTGCACGAAACAGTTGAACGGATGTCGCGCATCTCAGGAGATTTACAAAACATTATTTTAAATATGCGCATGGTACCTGTTGAAACGGTATTTAACCGCTTTCCGCGCATGGTTCGTCAATTAGCTCGCGATTTAGGAAAGAAAATTAATCTTGAAATTATCGGTGCTGAAACAGAACTCGATCGGACAGTCATTGATGAAATTGGCGATCCGCTCGTTCATTTATTGCGCAACGCCATCGATCACGGCATTGAAACGCCAGATGTACGTCGCGCGAAAGGAAAACCAGAAGAAGGAACAGTCAAATTAAAAGCATATCATAGTGGCAATCATGTATTTATTGAAATTGAAGACGACGGTGCAGGCATTAGTCGCGAAAAAGTGCTGAAAAAAGCCATTAGTAAAGGAATTATTTCTGAACAAAATGCGGCGAACTTAACGGATAAACAAGTATATGAACTTATTTTTGCTTCAGGTTTTTCTACAGCGGATAAAGTATCCGATATTTCAGGACGCGGTGTTGGTTTAGACGTCGTAAAAAATACAATTGAATCGCTTGGCGGATCGGTGTCGATTGATTCAGAAGAAGGCGTCGGTTCGATCTTTTCGATTCAACTACCGCTTACACTATCCATTATTTCTGTTATGCTCGTTGAAATTCAACATGAAAAATATGCGATTCCGTTGTCATCGATCATCGAGACAGCCATCGTGAAAAAAGAAGACATTTTGCATGCCCATAATCAAAAAGTCATTGATTTCCGTGGGAAAGTTGTTCCGCTCTTATTTTTGAAAGATATTTTTGAAGTGCCTGTGGTGAAGGAAGACGATGATTTCTTATCTGTTGTTATTGTGCGAAAAGGTGAGAAAATGGCTGGGCTTGTCGTCGACTCGTTTATCGGTCAACAAGAAGTGGTGTTAAAATCGCTTGGCAACTACTTAACATCTGTGTTTGCAATTTCTGGAGCGACCATTTTAGGTGACGGACAAGTGGCGCTCATTGTTGATTGCAACGCGCTAATTAAGTAG
- a CDS encoding chemotaxis response regulator protein-glutamate methylesterase codes for MNKVKVLVVDDSAFMRKLISDFLSEHPRLHVVGTARDGQEALQKIEQLNPDVVTLDVEMPVMNGLETLKHIMQKKPLPVVMISSTTTEGAENTILSLQYGAVDFIAKPSGAISLDLYKIKDKMIEKVLLASEANLRTVKIKQKMSMLPQKQYSKIEVSERQTVSGKKKIIAIGTSTGGPRALQHVLTKFPATIDAPILVVQHMPKGFTKSLAQRLDSLCDIRVKEAEDGEVIQKGTAYIAPGGNHLYVKRVGTSLAIHLDEGAPRNGHRPSVDVMFESLSALTDYEKVAVIMTGMGSDGTAGLKQLKASGKTFVIAESAESSVVFGMPKSAIAANVVDEIVHVDDIAEAVMRHVQV; via the coding sequence GTGAATAAGGTGAAAGTGCTCGTCGTTGATGACTCTGCTTTTATGCGAAAATTAATTAGCGATTTTTTGTCAGAACATCCGCGTTTGCACGTCGTAGGTACAGCACGTGACGGACAAGAAGCGTTGCAAAAAATTGAGCAACTCAATCCGGATGTCGTGACGTTAGATGTTGAGATGCCTGTCATGAACGGGCTTGAGACGTTAAAGCATATTATGCAAAAAAAGCCACTTCCTGTCGTTATGATTTCAAGTACAACGACGGAAGGAGCGGAAAACACCATTTTATCACTACAATATGGAGCGGTTGATTTTATTGCTAAACCTTCAGGTGCGATCTCGCTAGATTTATATAAAATTAAAGATAAGATGATCGAAAAAGTATTGTTAGCAAGCGAAGCGAATTTGCGAACGGTGAAAATAAAGCAAAAAATGTCTATGTTGCCACAAAAGCAATATAGTAAAATAGAGGTAAGCGAACGACAAACGGTAAGTGGAAAGAAAAAAATAATCGCCATCGGCACATCGACAGGCGGGCCGCGCGCGCTTCAACACGTATTAACGAAATTTCCAGCGACGATTGACGCACCCATTTTAGTTGTACAACATATGCCAAAAGGATTTACGAAATCGTTAGCGCAGCGACTTGATTCATTGTGTGACATTCGTGTGAAAGAGGCAGAAGACGGTGAAGTCATTCAAAAAGGGACAGCGTACATCGCACCAGGTGGGAATCATTTATATGTGAAACGCGTAGGCACATCGTTAGCCATTCATTTAGATGAAGGAGCGCCGCGCAATGGGCATCGACCTTCTGTTGACGTGATGTTTGAATCGTTAAGCGCTTTAACAGATTATGAAAAAGTAGCTGTTATTATGACAGGCATGGGGTCAGACGGTACGGCAGGATTAAAACAGTTAAAAGCGTCTGGCAAGACGTTTGTCATTGCTGAATCTGCTGAATCTTCCGTTGTGTTCGGTATGCCTAAGTCAGCCATTGCCGCAAACGTTGTTGATGAAATCGTTCACGTTGACGATATTGCTGAAGCGGTAATGAGACACGTACAAGTTTGA